The Leptospira sp. WS39.C2 genome contains a region encoding:
- a CDS encoding alpha/beta hydrolase, which produces MEWKYQTIERDGFEFLIAQNDTRGPNLYWLGSALYYPRVIPDELVSLYKITIVDHRGFAKRIDPTRETESNYDLETVIDDFNFFQNHFQIPPCLVIGHSGHGYMALAYTKKYQNSVTKLVMVATGPNHGAPLLERETYFQTFASEERKEKHNRLQTNFQNQIASHPDGLPNFFNLFCVSQDALGFYDLKVNSSSFWEGVKTNKLAFDYLFGKVFAEIQVENFFDSIRIPIKLILGKYDFQVAPYYTWDSILEKFPQVKRVVLDHSGHLPFFEEPNEFTRVMENE; this is translated from the coding sequence ATGGAATGGAAATACCAAACCATCGAACGTGATGGATTTGAATTTTTAATCGCACAAAACGACACAAGAGGACCAAATCTCTATTGGCTCGGCAGTGCATTGTATTACCCAAGGGTGATCCCAGACGAATTAGTTTCGTTGTATAAAATTACGATTGTGGACCATAGAGGGTTTGCAAAAAGAATCGATCCAACTAGAGAAACTGAATCCAATTATGATTTGGAAACGGTAATCGACGATTTTAATTTTTTTCAAAACCATTTTCAGATTCCACCCTGCCTGGTCATTGGCCACTCCGGCCATGGTTATATGGCACTTGCTTATACGAAAAAATATCAAAATAGTGTCACGAAACTAGTGATGGTGGCAACCGGTCCAAACCATGGAGCTCCACTTTTGGAACGAGAAACATACTTTCAAACCTTTGCTTCAGAAGAAAGAAAGGAAAAACACAATCGACTCCAAACCAATTTCCAAAATCAAATTGCATCACACCCAGACGGCCTTCCGAATTTTTTCAATTTGTTTTGTGTGAGCCAAGATGCCTTAGGGTTTTATGATTTAAAAGTAAACTCAAGTTCCTTTTGGGAAGGAGTGAAAACTAACAAACTAGCGTTTGATTATTTGTTTGGTAAGGTATTTGCTGAAATCCAAGTGGAAAATTTCTTCGATTCCATTCGTATTCCCATCAAACTCATTTTGGGAAAATATGACTTCCAAGTAGCGCCCTACTATACTTGGGATTCCATTTTAGAAAAGTTTCCTCAAGTAAAACGGGTGGTCCTTGACCATTCCGGCCATTTGCCTTTTTTCGAAGAGCCAAATGAATTTACAAGAGTTATGGAAAACGAATGA
- the prmC gene encoding peptide chain release factor N(5)-glutamine methyltransferase: MAEQPGTLLYYLKRSTEFLEKKEIPNPRVDAEWLLSDLLGLPRIKLYSQFEMPLSQKEIDLYRERIVERSKRKPVAYITGKKGFHQFDYIVTEDVLIPRPETEELVDYIFKRKETLNEEFPEGIQIWDLCSGSGCIGLSLSQLLKPKSVVLSDISEKAILTSKQNAEKYNLTDIQFYVSNLDATLPNDLQFEVIVSNPPYIPESEKQEIMPDVLDYEPHLALFVSDILSFHRNLFSSAKQRLKPGGWFLLETHPNYIEELESLALSLGFVTPKRILDSSNKERFLFLKTERQIGS; this comes from the coding sequence ATGGCGGAACAACCGGGAACCTTACTTTATTATCTCAAACGATCTACCGAATTTCTAGAGAAAAAAGAAATTCCAAATCCTCGTGTGGATGCAGAGTGGTTACTCTCTGACCTACTTGGACTTCCTCGTATCAAACTGTATTCTCAATTTGAGATGCCACTCTCGCAAAAAGAAATCGATTTGTATCGGGAACGAATTGTGGAACGAAGCAAACGAAAACCCGTCGCTTACATCACTGGTAAAAAAGGTTTCCATCAATTTGATTATATTGTTACAGAAGATGTCCTCATCCCAAGGCCAGAGACAGAAGAACTTGTAGATTACATTTTTAAACGAAAAGAAACTCTAAACGAAGAATTTCCAGAGGGAATTCAAATTTGGGATCTGTGTTCGGGAAGTGGTTGTATTGGTCTTAGTTTATCTCAACTTTTAAAACCAAAATCTGTCGTATTATCTGATATTTCAGAAAAAGCAATTCTCACTAGTAAACAAAATGCTGAGAAATACAACCTAACAGACATTCAGTTTTATGTTAGCAATTTAGATGCAACACTTCCCAATGATTTACAATTTGAAGTCATAGTCTCAAATCCTCCCTACATCCCAGAATCAGAAAAACAAGAAATTATGCCCGATGTTTTAGATTATGAACCACATTTGGCTTTATTTGTTTCGGATATATTATCCTTCCATCGTAACCTTTTTAGCTCCGCCAAACAAAGACTAAAACCTGGAGGTTGGTTCCTATTGGAAACCCATCCAAATTACATTGAAGAATTGGAATCGTTGGCATTATCTCTGGGTTTTGTCACACCAAAACGGATTTTGGATAGTTCTAATAAGGAACGTTTTTTGTTTCTGAAAACTGAACGCCAGATTGGATCTTAA
- a CDS encoding MarR family winged helix-turn-helix transcriptional regulator: MNEIYSYLGIHLSETLLLMRKFLSNEFESKKVGMRFEEWIQLLPLMEKESTNQKGLSERLAKDKTTISRLVDGWVRKGWVKRIQSTEDKRIYELKITPKGKTTWEKGIPVVRGADEVFKRNLNEENEKELFLLLFKIQSGVQFSETKNVPY; this comes from the coding sequence ATGAATGAAATTTATTCCTATTTAGGAATCCATTTAAGTGAAACTTTACTTCTGATGCGGAAGTTTCTTTCGAATGAGTTTGAATCTAAAAAAGTGGGGATGCGTTTTGAAGAATGGATTCAACTTTTACCACTTATGGAAAAAGAAAGTACAAACCAAAAGGGCTTAAGTGAAAGGTTGGCCAAGGACAAAACCACTATCTCTAGGTTAGTAGATGGTTGGGTCCGAAAAGGTTGGGTCAAACGAATCCAATCTACAGAAGACAAACGAATTTATGAATTAAAAATCACACCTAAAGGAAAAACCACTTGGGAAAAGGGAATCCCTGTTGTTAGAGGAGCTGATGAAGTTTTTAAACGGAACTTAAATGAGGAAAATGAAAAAGAATTATTTTTACTACTGTTTAAGATCCAATCTGGCGTTCAGTTTTCAGAAACAAAAAACGTTCCTTATTAG
- a CDS encoding tetratricopeptide repeat protein has protein sequence MSGPIVRNYKGGSIVYFEKDKAEDIFVLQKGRVVLTYTNINGVELKEDVKLGEFFGVKSAIGRYPREETAQVIGAATVLVFKVPEFEKFVSDKTHLIIKMLKVFSSQLRQVHRQVREILGQGEAKNPAFELMNVAEVFYKNGNFEHAAYAFEKYLQHYPDGMYLDRAKQLLDLARKKTPFPLTIQELVYKPEPGAQSGKLQEMLKTMAVPASNTTSNVDPNSILSQYDKASTLMNAGKYAEAIDMFKTVSDRTDSVTQEEEQFVENSLFYMGKSSFKAKDYPSAISHFSNFIKRYPKGLLLKENLYHLALSTEASGDKEKAKQLFQKVTQMPPMDDSISEDAKSKLKGGR, from the coding sequence TTGTCAGGTCCTATAGTACGAAATTATAAAGGTGGTTCCATTGTCTACTTTGAGAAAGATAAGGCAGAGGATATCTTTGTACTACAAAAAGGTAGAGTTGTACTAACTTACACGAATATCAATGGTGTAGAACTCAAAGAGGATGTCAAACTCGGTGAGTTTTTCGGTGTAAAGAGTGCCATTGGTCGTTATCCTCGTGAAGAAACAGCACAAGTAATTGGAGCCGCTACGGTTCTTGTCTTTAAGGTGCCTGAATTTGAAAAGTTTGTCTCTGACAAAACCCATCTCATCATCAAAATGCTCAAAGTGTTCTCAAGCCAACTCCGGCAGGTCCACAGACAAGTTAGGGAAATCCTCGGCCAAGGCGAAGCAAAGAACCCTGCATTCGAACTCATGAATGTCGCAGAAGTATTTTATAAAAACGGAAACTTCGAACATGCGGCTTATGCATTTGAAAAATACTTACAACATTATCCGGACGGAATGTACTTAGACCGAGCCAAACAACTTTTAGATTTAGCTCGTAAAAAAACACCATTCCCGCTCACCATACAAGAGTTAGTTTACAAACCTGAACCTGGAGCACAGTCAGGAAAACTACAAGAGATGTTAAAAACGATGGCAGTTCCTGCCTCAAACACAACATCAAACGTAGATCCAAATTCTATCCTTTCCCAGTATGACAAAGCATCAACACTGATGAACGCAGGAAAGTATGCGGAAGCCATAGATATGTTTAAAACAGTGTCAGATAGAACTGACTCTGTCACCCAAGAAGAAGAACAATTTGTAGAGAACTCACTTTTTTACATGGGAAAATCTAGTTTCAAAGCAAAAGATTACCCAAGTGCCATTTCTCATTTTTCTAATTTTATCAAACGTTACCCCAAAGGACTACTGCTCAAAGAAAATCTTTACCACTTAGCACTTTCCACTGAAGCATCTGGTGATAAAGAAAAAGCAAAACAACTCTTCCAAAAAGTAACACAAATGCCTCCGATGGATGACAGTATCTCAGAAGATGCCAAATCCAAACTTAAAGGAGGTAGATAG
- a CDS encoding Crp/Fnr family transcriptional regulator produces the protein MLEAMFGKFGKVFQPNEVLFCEYEPGNDFYLIKEGKVKITKTIGTSIKTLDVLEAGDILGEMAILEEQPRSATAIAVTEVKALNFNRANFEMLMTKNPALAMKLLHIFSFRIYDQKRRLMILLMDDIIGKVCDVFVMLYEKQYNNDVYNEIILSATVDDIANWCAQPVGEVQKVLMQYVKTGKLDLYPDKIVIHNISDFQRIVNQKRKPT, from the coding sequence ATGTTAGAAGCGATGTTTGGAAAATTTGGAAAGGTCTTCCAACCAAACGAAGTTTTATTCTGTGAATATGAACCTGGAAACGATTTTTACCTCATCAAAGAAGGAAAAGTCAAAATCACAAAAACCATTGGTACTAGCATCAAAACCTTGGATGTTTTAGAAGCAGGCGATATTTTGGGGGAGATGGCAATTCTCGAAGAACAACCCAGGTCTGCCACAGCCATTGCCGTCACAGAAGTGAAGGCTCTCAATTTCAATCGTGCAAACTTTGAGATGCTCATGACGAAAAACCCTGCCCTTGCGATGAAATTATTGCATATATTTTCCTTTCGGATTTATGACCAAAAAAGACGACTTATGATCCTTCTCATGGATGACATAATCGGAAAGGTATGTGACGTCTTTGTGATGTTATACGAAAAGCAATACAATAATGATGTCTATAATGAAATCATCCTTTCGGCAACCGTAGATGACATCGCAAACTGGTGTGCCCAACCTGTGGGTGAAGTCCAAAAAGTCCTCATGCAATATGTAAAAACTGGGAAACTTGACCTCTACCCGGACAAAATTGTTATTCACAATATCTCTGATTTTCAAAGGATAGTGAATCAGAAACGTAAACCTACGTAA